Sequence from the Christiangramia fulva genome:
CCCAAAGTAGCAAATTTCACTCCTGAAGATCAGAAATTTGAAATAGGCAAGGCTGTGAAACTTTACGAAGGAAGAGATGTAACCATCATTGCAACAGGCCATCTGGTATGGGAAGCCCTACAGGCGGCTGAAAAACTTGCTGAAGAAGGTATAAGCGCGGAAGTGATAAATATCCACACCATCAAGCCTCTCGATGAGGAAGCTATTCTTAAATCAGTAAAAAAGACTGGTTGTGTGGTTAGCGCTGAAGAACATAATTTTCTGGGCGGACTTGGAGAGAGTATTGCTCGTACTTTAGTTGAAAATCACCCCGCACCTCAGGAATTTGTCGCCACTCAGGATACTTTCGGGGAAAGTGGAACACCCGAGCAGCTTTTTGAAAAATACGGATTAAATGCCGAGGCTATTGTCGAAAAGGCTAAAAAGGTTTTGAGGAGAAAATAGAACGATTTATTTTTAAATTTGATGGCTGTCTATAATAATTGAAAGATTTCTTAGGCAGCTTTTTTTTATTCAAATTTCATCACGAATCCTCCGTGGGGAATCATTGAAACTGAAAAAGTATCAGTCGCTGTAATTTCTTCTTTTTTAAATCCTTTTTTATCATCATCGGTTATTAATATTCCCTTTTTTCCATTTAAGAAAGAAAGATCGAGTTCTACCTCTTTTGGTATATCTTCACCGTTTATACCAGTAACAAACCAGGTCTCGCCTTTTCTTCTGGCCATGACAATATCTTTTCCTGGAAATCCGCTGACGAAGCGGCTTTCATCCCAATTGGTAGGAATATTTCTCATATAATCAATTACATACTGAGGTTGTTTTGCCATACCTTCAGGTATTTCGGCAATATGCTGTATACCGGAAAGGAAAAGAGTAGGGAGGGCAAGTTCAAAAGCTTTGCTGGTTTTTCTTGTCATTCCGGGAATGCTATCCAGAACCATAGGTGTAAAATCCATAGGATCAAAAACATTTCGAGTGAAGGGGATTATTGCCGCATGAGAAGGTTCCCTGTCAGCATTTTGCTGTTCGAAGGTGATAAATTCTTCCCCTTTTATAGATTCCATGGACATGAGGTTAGGATAAGTACGTTCCCAACCCCTGGGAAGGGTCGCCCCGTGAAAATTTACCAGCAGCTTATGTGCATAGGCATCTTCCATAATATCATGATAATAAGCGATCATAGACTGGCCGTCTCCGCCAAAGAAATCTACTTTTATACCGGCAACACCAATATCGTTGAGTTTATTGAATTCTTTTTCGCGTAATTCTTTGGTAAGCAATTTTCCTTTTGGAGTATAAGGTGTACCATTCCAACTACCTGATGAATTATACCAGACAAGAATCTTAACATCTCTTTTTTTACCGTACTCCACCAGCTCTTTCATTTTTTCGTAGCCTATTTTTTGATCCCAATCGGCATCTATTAAGCAATATTTCCAGTCCATTCGGGAGGCATAATCTATAAATCTTCGGCTGGTTTCGAAGGTGGTGAAATTATCTTTTAATAATACCCAGCTCCAGGAGGCCAGGCCACTTTCGATAAAATCGGTATTGGTATATTTGGCCGGAGTCGCAACATCGGTTCCCAAAGTACTCTCGGTAATTGTCTTTAAATCGCCAATTGCCAGTATTCTCCATGGAGAATACCAGTCTTTTGATGAATGTGGTTTTAAA
This genomic interval carries:
- a CDS encoding glycoside hydrolase family 97 protein, with amino-acid sequence MRKSAICILVLLFSVAIQAQKKPAKMVNTDNNIRVRLVQNNAGIPTISSFYKDEQVLENSDLGLQLENSNLSTELQFLNIMGPVKIHEEYSMLQGKKKNITYEANQYLASYSNKKGDTLQLIFNLSKDGLAFRYFLPNHTGETRKIEEEKTQYSFPKGAKAWVQPMSKAKTGWENTNPSYEEHYQMEIPVDQESPIGEGWVYPALVHIKNYWILISESDLHRDYAGTHLQNTGRKNSLQVVFPQKEEVFPGGVLKPHSSKDWYSPWRILAIGDLKTITESTLGTDVATPAKYTNTDFIESGLASWSWVLLKDNFTTFETSRRFIDYASRMDWKYCLIDADWDQKIGYEKMKELVEYGKKRDVKILVWYNSSGSWNGTPYTPKGKLLTKELREKEFNKLNDIGVAGIKVDFFGGDGQSMIAYYHDIMEDAYAHKLLVNFHGATLPRGWERTYPNLMSMESIKGEEFITFEQQNADREPSHAAIIPFTRNVFDPMDFTPMVLDSIPGMTRKTSKAFELALPTLFLSGIQHIAEIPEGMAKQPQYVIDYMRNIPTNWDESRFVSGFPGKDIVMARRKGETWFVTGINGEDIPKEVELDLSFLNGKKGILITDDDKKGFKKEEITATDTFSVSMIPHGGFVMKFE